The nucleotide window GTGAAGCTGTAGTAGCGTGCGGGGATTTTGAGCCGTTTTACTACATAAGGTTTGCCGTACATTTCATCCTGTTCTGACGGTGCTTTCCACCACATGTCATGATTGCCAAGACAGCTATATACCGCATAAGGTTTTGCCGTTTCTATGCATCGGTCCCATATGCTCCATAATTCTGTGACCTGCTCCCGTTTAACGTTATCATAAGAAGCATCCATGATAGAGTCGCCACCATTGAGGATAAAGTCAACGCCCTGTTTTTTCACGGCTGCAAGGCATTTGATAAAACGTTCGGGGGCATTATCTCCTGCGGCTATGTGTACATCTGTAATATGGGCAACAGTCAGTACCGGCTTGCGTTTGGAGCTGGATGCTGCTGCGGCCTTTATGGCCGGTGATAGTAAGGAAGCAGCTGCCAGGAGGCCGCTACCTTTGATGATATCTCTTCTGTTCATATTATTGCCAGTCAAAAATTTGTTTGAGATTAGGATTTAATACCATTTGCGTATAGGGAATCGGACGGTAGTAGTATTGAGGTTCCAGGAATGTTCTGGGTGTGATCTCTGTAACCAGTGCTCCGCCGGCGGTACCGTTTTTCATATATACGGTCACGTTATCACCGAAAGAACCGGCTTTGTAGTAGATGAGGTTTACGCCCAGTGAATTTTTTTCCTTCTTGTCGTCTGTTGGAATATCTGCACTTTGATCTATCAGGATGATATCCGGAATACCATCACCGGTCAGGTCAAATTTACCGAGGCCGGGGAAATACATGCCCTCAGGCTGTTTGGCAAGCAGTTTGCCGGCATGCCATCTCATGAGGTCATCGAAGCGGTAGCCTTCCATGGCCAGTTCCACCCTTCTTTCCCGGCGTATTTCGAGGATAACACCTTTCAGCGGGCCGCTCACATCAGGATATCTGGCTGCCAGCACCATATCCGGGTCCGCACCGGCCATGGCCAGGCTGACAGGCGGCATTTGCACCCGGGCACGCAGCAGGTTAATGGATTGGTCAAGATCTGCTTGTGTAAGGCTTGCCTGTTCCGCTTTTGCTTCTGCATAAATCAGCAATGTCTCAGCATAACGGTACATCGGTACATCTACACTACCTGCCATAATATTATCGGTAGTATTGGTAAAACCTTTTATCTGGTGGTAACCGGAGAAGTTTTTATTCAGACGCTGGATGTATGGTTTGTTATCACCAGCTTTTACAAAACCAGGCCAGGCCAATGTTTGCTTTAATCTGGGATCGCGGTTCTGGAACTCCTGTACAAACTGCATTTGATCATATCCGGGTTGGTCGGTATAGCGGGTGCCATCTTTCATGAGAT belongs to Chitinophaga sp. HK235 and includes:
- a CDS encoding metallophosphoesterase — encoded protein: MNRRDIIKGSGLLAAASLLSPAIKAAAASSSKRKPVLTVAHITDVHIAAGDNAPERFIKCLAAVKKQGVDFILNGGDSIMDASYDNVKREQVTELWSIWDRCIETAKPYAVYSCLGNHDMWWKAPSEQDEMYGKPYVVKRLKIPARYYSFTKKGWHFVILDGNNDKISLDEEQFKWLENDLQQLAPGTPTLLMSHYPILGVTPTLVGGGHSDHVKLKNLFYKHKDKVKICLSGHNHLADNALYNGIHYCCNGSMSGFWWGAGDKDSAGKGYYFETPPGYAILRLYEDGQVENEYIAHGY